A DNA window from Pseudodesulfovibrio thermohalotolerans contains the following coding sequences:
- a CDS encoding carboxylate--amine ligase codes for MARQLAKAGIPVIVGSGSENVMAMQSRHVCGSFVHPSPFKDEDGFVQCLLETADKYSAKVLMPMLEETFLVAKAAGRLRERFAIAMPSYETLLNVHDKYRLGLLAEEIGVPTPRLASFEQIAADRSLLDAFRFPVLVKPRQGGGGWAVNEFATPASVFEILERRQYLDLPLERFFVQEKIKGSGIGLAMLYGKGTCMASIGYRQVRTYPVPFGQPTYRASVHHPESERHLRTLLDHLEWDGVCQADFLISREDGTPYLIDVNPRYWGSVGHSIAAGVNIPVMHYRLALGLPCEPVAGFDVDARSRWLGGDIMSFAGSYRLAENKLAFVKDFLFTRSAYCDDFSFDDPVPFFRWGWDKLRRKGHGDAMEGIWK; via the coding sequence GTGGCGCGGCAATTGGCCAAGGCCGGAATCCCCGTGATCGTCGGGTCCGGTTCGGAAAACGTCATGGCCATGCAGTCCCGGCATGTGTGCGGCTCGTTTGTCCATCCCTCGCCGTTCAAGGACGAGGACGGCTTCGTGCAGTGCCTTCTGGAAACTGCCGACAAGTACTCCGCGAAAGTGCTGATGCCCATGCTGGAGGAGACCTTTCTGGTGGCCAAGGCGGCCGGGAGGCTGCGCGAGCGGTTCGCCATCGCCATGCCCAGCTATGAAACGCTGTTGAACGTGCACGACAAGTATCGGCTCGGCCTGCTGGCCGAAGAGATAGGCGTGCCCACGCCGAGGCTGGCGTCCTTCGAGCAGATTGCGGCGGATCGTTCCCTGCTGGACGCTTTTCGGTTCCCGGTCCTGGTCAAGCCCCGGCAGGGCGGCGGCGGGTGGGCGGTCAACGAGTTCGCGACCCCGGCGTCCGTGTTCGAAATCCTCGAAAGGCGGCAGTATCTCGATCTGCCCCTGGAACGCTTTTTCGTGCAGGAAAAGATCAAGGGGTCGGGAATCGGGCTGGCCATGCTCTACGGCAAGGGGACCTGCATGGCCTCCATAGGCTATCGCCAGGTCCGCACGTACCCGGTGCCGTTCGGCCAGCCGACCTATCGGGCCAGCGTCCACCATCCCGAGAGCGAGCGTCATCTCAGGACGCTGCTCGACCACCTAGAGTGGGACGGCGTCTGCCAGGCGGATTTCCTGATTTCCAGGGAAGATGGGACTCCGTATCTCATCGACGTCAACCCCCGGTATTGGGGGTCCGTCGGGCACAGCATCGCCGCCGGGGTCAACATCCCCGTCATGCATTACCGCCTGGCCCTGGGATTGCCGTGCGAGCCAGTGGCCGGGTTCGATGTGGACGCCCGGTCGCGCTGGCTCGGCGGGGATATCATGTCCTTTGCGGGCAGTTACCGTCTGGCCGAGAACAAGCTCGCCTTCGTCAAGGATTTCCTGTTTACCCGGTCCGCATACTGCGACGACTTCTCGTTCGACGATCCGGTCCCGTTCTTCCGATGGGGATGGGACAAGCTCCGGCGCAAGGGGCATGGCGACGCGATGGAGGGAATTTGGAAGTGA
- a CDS encoding lipopolysaccharide biosynthesis protein, which translates to MTVLKYIFGSSLLRNASYFLTIATGLIVTPILVRSLGSEDYAKWVLINTLLIYFMAFDFGYSSSVARYVSRKYEEWGEGSAQRCITTAFYALCGALCVSLLLIAVGYTFLEERFFSGMPPELIVSVLFLLLCYSTIIPLRVFHGVLRSQLKWNTISLIVMTKSVCMNIIIVIMVLNDYGLYSVIFPNAAFVILEYLAYFYFAKRSYKFSLSPKGFDLRVLKSLSSYSISFFLIQVSNMFGRRMQAFFIALYISLPAVTIYTIGLQMLKYYEELMCSTFDVLAPYFSRHEQDSQRMISDYLTISAHCFSVAAFGGYMVWAYAKPFLYYWIGPELLPSTAVISALVIPFVLRTAHIPSRELLYGTSNHNFMVPLNVLSFAVNLALLFFLVKPFGMAGVLWAMGSTMLFFRVGVFMYFLFRKMRIPVGKYFYNVYAKPLVVFMLPQFLVHYFVYPRFDVFSPELGFVFALSIVLFSVTFYAVVRKELREPEAPAEQG; encoded by the coding sequence ATGACTGTCCTCAAGTATATTTTCGGAAGCTCCCTTTTGCGAAACGCTTCCTATTTCCTGACGATCGCCACGGGCCTTATCGTGACGCCCATCCTGGTGCGCTCGTTGGGGAGCGAGGACTACGCCAAATGGGTGCTGATAAACACGCTGCTCATTTACTTCATGGCGTTCGATTTCGGCTACTCCTCCAGCGTTGCCCGCTACGTTTCACGCAAATACGAGGAGTGGGGGGAAGGGAGCGCGCAGCGGTGCATCACCACGGCATTTTACGCTTTGTGCGGCGCTCTGTGCGTCTCGCTTCTGCTCATAGCCGTGGGCTATACTTTCCTGGAGGAGCGGTTTTTTTCCGGTATGCCGCCCGAGCTTATCGTGTCGGTCCTCTTTCTGCTCCTCTGCTATTCGACCATAATTCCCTTGCGCGTATTCCATGGCGTTTTGCGCTCGCAGTTGAAGTGGAACACCATTTCGCTGATCGTCATGACCAAGTCGGTGTGCATGAATATCATCATCGTTATCATGGTGCTCAACGACTACGGGCTCTATTCCGTCATCTTCCCCAACGCGGCCTTCGTCATTCTCGAATACCTGGCGTATTTTTATTTCGCCAAGCGGTCCTACAAGTTCTCGTTGAGTCCCAAGGGGTTCGACCTTCGCGTGTTGAAGTCGCTTTCCTCCTACAGCATCTCTTTTTTCCTGATTCAGGTCTCCAACATGTTCGGCAGGCGGATGCAGGCGTTCTTCATCGCCCTGTACATCAGCCTCCCGGCGGTCACGATCTATACGATCGGCTTGCAGATGCTCAAGTATTACGAGGAGCTGATGTGCAGCACCTTTGATGTCCTGGCTCCCTATTTCAGCCGCCATGAGCAGGATTCGCAGCGGATGATCTCGGATTACCTGACCATCTCCGCCCATTGCTTTTCCGTGGCCGCATTCGGCGGATACATGGTGTGGGCGTATGCGAAGCCGTTCCTCTATTATTGGATCGGGCCGGAGCTGCTTCCCTCGACGGCGGTTATCAGCGCACTGGTGATTCCCTTTGTCCTCAGGACGGCGCACATCCCGAGCCGGGAGCTTCTCTACGGGACGTCCAATCATAACTTCATGGTGCCGTTGAACGTCCTTTCGTTCGCCGTCAATCTCGCTCTGCTGTTCTTCCTGGTGAAGCCGTTCGGCATGGCGGGTGTCCTGTGGGCCATGGGCAGCACCATGCTGTTCTTCCGGGTGGGCGTGTTCATGTATTTCCTGTTCAGGAAAATGCGCATCCCGGTCGGGAAGTATTTTTATAACGTCTACGCCAAACCGCTGGTGGTTTTTATGCTGCCCCAGTTTTTGGTACACTATTTTGTCTACCCGCGTTTCGACGTGTTTTCACCGGAACTCGGGTTCGTGTTCGCGCTCAGCATCGTCCTGTTCAGCGTGACTTTCTATGCCGTCGTGCGGAAGGAGTTGCGCGAGCCCGAAGCCCCTGCGGAGCAGGGCTAG
- a CDS encoding glycosyltransferase, whose product MLWVNTIGLRNPTISIYDARRIAEKAMGWLGRGDGGDDLVLPENLTVISPFMVPWNQFGILRAFNRRQVVSSVRSAMEELEFDSPLVVATVPNAADYIGRLGERLFVYYCVDEFSEWPGVNGELVKDLERTMLSGVDMVAAVSDRLAANKKAANGPTHLLTHGVDIGHFGQASSAEPAEMFRDLPGPVIGYFGLIDERTDQDLLVALMERFPESSLVLIGNTKVSLGRLEQFDNFHHVPPVPYEVLPRYIAGFDVAIIPYLVNELSNNINPLKLKEYMASGVPIVSTPLPEVVKFDGFIRTASTSASFTEAVASALTDGGRDVSAALVGESWADKAELLSGWMAQRLEEKSAVMSDETVCKPVSEPGKRDGE is encoded by the coding sequence ATGCTTTGGGTAAATACCATAGGCCTGCGCAACCCGACCATTTCCATCTATGACGCCAGACGCATCGCGGAAAAGGCCATGGGTTGGCTGGGCCGGGGCGATGGTGGGGACGATCTTGTCCTGCCTGAAAACCTGACCGTGATTTCGCCCTTCATGGTTCCCTGGAATCAGTTCGGCATTCTCAGAGCCTTCAACAGACGCCAGGTTGTGTCCTCGGTGCGGAGCGCCATGGAGGAGCTGGAGTTCGACTCGCCCCTCGTGGTGGCCACCGTGCCCAATGCGGCGGACTACATAGGCCGGCTCGGCGAGCGGCTGTTCGTCTACTATTGCGTGGACGAGTTCAGCGAATGGCCCGGGGTCAACGGCGAGTTGGTGAAAGACCTCGAAAGGACGATGTTGTCCGGGGTGGACATGGTTGCCGCCGTGTCCGACCGGCTGGCCGCGAACAAGAAGGCCGCCAACGGGCCGACCCACCTGCTGACCCATGGCGTGGACATCGGACATTTTGGGCAGGCCTCCAGTGCAGAGCCCGCGGAGATGTTCAGGGACCTGCCCGGGCCGGTGATCGGCTATTTCGGCCTGATCGACGAACGCACCGACCAGGACCTGCTGGTCGCGCTCATGGAGCGGTTCCCGGAGTCGTCCCTGGTGCTCATCGGCAACACCAAGGTCTCGTTGGGACGTTTGGAGCAATTCGACAATTTTCACCACGTTCCGCCGGTGCCCTATGAGGTCCTGCCCCGGTACATCGCGGGGTTCGATGTGGCGATCATTCCGTATCTCGTCAATGAATTGTCAAATAATATCAACCCGCTCAAGCTCAAGGAGTATATGGCCTCCGGCGTGCCGATCGTTTCCACGCCACTGCCCGAGGTCGTCAAATTCGACGGCTTTATCCGTACGGCTTCGACCTCGGCTTCGTTCACCGAGGCCGTGGCGTCGGCGTTGACCGACGGCGGGCGGGACGTTTCGGCGGCCCTCGTCGGGGAGTCCTGGGCGGATAAGGCGGAACTCCTGTCCGGTTGGATGGCCCAACGTCTGGAGGAGAAGTCGGCTGTCATGTCTGATGAAACCGTATGCAAGCCCGTGTCGGAACCCGGCAAGCGGGATGGAGAATAA
- a CDS encoding WD40/YVTN/BNR-like repeat-containing protein yields the protein MDAANNHASARLAWTIRCFVLIVAWAVSSVSADAASQGFSPRGPGGAGGVYGPSFSSYQKGLVLLGSDMGTAFRSTDGGASWEMIHRKFGPNFMQFSPPAAFFKDATFWIFKFRRLRVSRDQGVNWQTVKNAPWKKERVLHLGALPGNPNVLLVGTKKTVWRSTDMGKSFDKVLDVPVSEFVALGDVVYALAGNKELMMSKDRGKTWTSRPMNIGDGEKQDVFSLAGGQSPDGPVLFAAIRKRGVFRSKDEGASWEHVRRYKGEKLLLMDPKQASVVYAVQTGSNVNKEVLRSVDGGDTWENTFRLKVVWEKDRFKDYNVEPSWAQTELMWGYYITNFGLGMDPFDSRHLILTTQGDMYETRDGGDTWQPIINTVLPPEEGETAPRYASTGLEVTSCWQYYFDPFDKNVHYGAYSDIGFLRSDDAGKTWSWAAKGCPWRNTYYQIALDPDVPGRIFAATSKRHDIPHDMALAITRPSASTHQGGVVVSDDRGRNWTVPYAPGKSGGLPKLACTAIALDPKSPKDSRTLYAGLFGENELAGVFRSDDGGKTWAKKSRGLGVVPNMHVLRLAIHPESGNIYCLITGLRKKGAVYKIPGGVWKSTDKGENWQYISAESDLNWHATSLYLNPENEDEIYVTATSPAGRWMTGGLYRTRNGGSSWEHILTDKQIGKAAGGDSWDHTMSFAVHPDDPDLLYVGTTHHGLLYSRDGGSSWKSFESFPFNTIQSVTVDPDDHDRMIVTTFGGGIWEGPSRP from the coding sequence ATGGACGCTGCTAACAATCATGCGAGTGCACGCCTTGCCTGGACGATCCGCTGTTTCGTCCTGATCGTGGCATGGGCGGTGTCTTCGGTTTCCGCCGATGCCGCGAGCCAGGGATTCAGCCCGCGCGGGCCTGGCGGGGCGGGCGGCGTATATGGCCCCTCTTTTTCGTCGTATCAAAAGGGCCTGGTTTTGCTCGGCTCCGACATGGGAACGGCTTTTCGCTCCACCGACGGCGGCGCTTCCTGGGAGATGATTCATCGGAAATTCGGTCCGAATTTTATGCAGTTCTCTCCTCCTGCCGCATTTTTCAAGGACGCCACCTTTTGGATATTCAAGTTCAGGCGGCTACGGGTGAGCCGGGACCAGGGCGTCAACTGGCAGACCGTGAAGAATGCGCCCTGGAAAAAGGAAAGAGTGCTTCATCTCGGCGCATTGCCGGGGAATCCGAATGTCCTGCTGGTCGGTACGAAGAAAACCGTCTGGCGTTCCACCGACATGGGAAAGAGCTTCGACAAGGTGTTGGATGTCCCGGTTTCGGAGTTCGTTGCCCTTGGGGATGTCGTTTACGCCTTGGCCGGGAACAAGGAACTCATGATGAGCAAGGACCGGGGCAAGACCTGGACGTCGCGGCCCATGAATATCGGAGACGGGGAGAAGCAGGACGTGTTCAGCCTGGCGGGAGGACAGTCGCCGGATGGTCCGGTTCTGTTCGCCGCCATCCGGAAACGGGGCGTCTTTCGTTCGAAAGACGAGGGCGCTTCATGGGAGCATGTGCGCAGGTACAAGGGAGAAAAGCTCCTTCTCATGGACCCGAAGCAGGCCAGTGTGGTCTACGCGGTTCAGACCGGGTCCAACGTGAACAAGGAAGTGTTGCGCTCCGTCGACGGCGGCGACACATGGGAGAATACATTCAGGCTGAAGGTCGTCTGGGAAAAGGATCGTTTCAAGGATTACAACGTGGAGCCGTCCTGGGCGCAGACAGAGTTGATGTGGGGTTACTACATCACCAACTTCGGGCTGGGCATGGACCCGTTCGATTCCCGGCATCTCATTTTGACGACCCAGGGCGACATGTATGAGACCCGTGACGGCGGCGACACCTGGCAACCCATCATCAATACGGTTCTGCCTCCCGAAGAGGGCGAGACCGCTCCGCGATATGCCTCCACGGGCCTGGAAGTCACCAGTTGCTGGCAGTATTATTTCGATCCGTTCGACAAGAACGTCCATTACGGAGCCTATTCGGATATCGGGTTCCTGCGTTCCGACGACGCGGGCAAGACGTGGAGTTGGGCCGCGAAGGGGTGCCCCTGGCGCAACACCTATTACCAGATCGCCCTCGACCCGGACGTTCCCGGCCGCATCTTCGCCGCCACGAGTAAACGTCACGACATCCCGCATGACATGGCCCTGGCCATAACCCGGCCGAGCGCATCCACACATCAGGGCGGAGTGGTCGTCAGTGACGACAGGGGCCGCAACTGGACCGTTCCCTACGCTCCGGGCAAGAGCGGCGGCCTGCCCAAGCTCGCCTGCACCGCCATCGCCCTTGATCCCAAGTCGCCCAAGGACAGCCGGACGCTGTACGCCGGTTTGTTCGGCGAAAACGAGTTGGCGGGCGTGTTCCGTTCGGACGACGGCGGCAAGACCTGGGCCAAAAAGAGCCGGGGATTGGGCGTGGTCCCCAACATGCACGTGTTGCGGCTGGCCATTCATCCCGAGAGCGGCAACATATACTGCCTCATCACCGGCCTCAGGAAGAAAGGGGCCGTGTACAAGATTCCCGGCGGAGTCTGGAAGTCCACGGACAAGGGCGAGAACTGGCAGTATATCTCCGCCGAATCCGATCTCAACTGGCACGCCACGTCCCTGTACCTGAATCCGGAGAACGAGGACGAGATTTACGTGACGGCCACATCCCCGGCGGGCCGCTGGATGACGGGCGGGCTCTACCGGACGCGGAACGGCGGTTCGTCCTGGGAGCACATCCTCACGGACAAGCAGATCGGCAAGGCCGCCGGAGGAGACTCCTGGGACCACACCATGAGCTTCGCCGTCCATCCCGACGATCCCGACCTGCTCTACGTGGGCACCACCCACCACGGCCTTCTTTACAGCCGGGACGGCGGGAGCAGTTGGAAGAGTTTCGAGTCGTTTCCCTTCAATACCATCCAGTCCGTTACCGTGGACCCGGACGATCACGACAGGATGATCGTCACGACCTTCGGCGGCGGGATATGGGAAGGCCCGAGCCGTCCTTAA
- a CDS encoding O-antigen ligase family protein, with product MLSAVHSPRIGLMPNIAIYLLMLVFVGNLPAFSSIFAFRGLGFIAAAVGLLAVAVSPQRQSFADMFREVPVFKFILGLMAMVYLSVPLSVWVGGALSMAKTYLYTIAFFFPLVILAKGENGLRILLNSGLLVFTLLAFGLVLNHGQGRAMIQGSLYDSNDVAYVLLSLMPLLFYYLHSLRIPVVKWAGYLVILAGVLGLGLTESRGGVVAFVAVFIVFLRFEKVSFKLILSGAFIGLIALYFLPGAFWERMATLTDLSSDYNMQSEFGRIAIWEHGLEMFYTNLLTGVGVGQFSAGSGMSGAVFMTAHNSVIQIAAELGLIGLVCYLVMVLYPLRTLKRRIKDPAMKARPHYSLYKGLYISFVGQFCGSQFISAGYFKSLYYLLAVYIVLALIDAAYDAESVAETVEPVADAVSDESDEGKKRKYKIKKKRTYTLVDKKH from the coding sequence ATGCTCAGTGCCGTCCACAGCCCCCGCATCGGCCTCATGCCGAATATAGCCATTTACCTGCTGATGCTCGTCTTTGTCGGGAATCTTCCCGCCTTCAGCTCGATTTTCGCCTTCCGAGGGCTAGGGTTCATCGCCGCGGCCGTGGGTCTCCTCGCCGTGGCCGTATCCCCGCAGCGGCAATCCTTCGCCGACATGTTCAGGGAAGTGCCCGTGTTCAAGTTCATTCTGGGCCTGATGGCGATGGTCTATCTTTCGGTGCCGTTGAGCGTCTGGGTGGGCGGGGCGCTCAGCATGGCCAAGACCTATCTCTATACCATCGCGTTTTTCTTTCCGCTGGTCATCCTCGCCAAGGGTGAAAACGGATTGCGCATTTTGCTCAACAGCGGCCTGCTGGTCTTCACCCTGCTCGCGTTCGGCCTGGTGCTGAATCACGGTCAGGGACGGGCCATGATCCAGGGCTCCCTCTATGATTCCAATGACGTGGCCTACGTGTTGCTCTCGCTCATGCCGCTGTTGTTCTATTATCTGCATTCCTTGCGGATTCCGGTCGTCAAATGGGCCGGCTATCTCGTTATCCTGGCGGGGGTATTGGGGCTGGGGCTGACCGAATCACGAGGCGGCGTCGTCGCCTTCGTGGCGGTCTTCATCGTGTTTCTGCGTTTTGAAAAAGTGAGCTTCAAGCTGATTCTGTCCGGGGCGTTCATCGGGCTGATCGCTCTCTACTTCCTGCCCGGGGCGTTCTGGGAGCGGATGGCGACGCTGACGGACCTTTCTTCCGATTACAATATGCAAAGTGAATTCGGAAGGATAGCCATATGGGAACACGGCCTCGAAATGTTCTACACGAATCTCCTCACCGGAGTGGGCGTAGGTCAGTTCTCGGCGGGCAGCGGCATGAGCGGAGCCGTATTCATGACGGCGCACAACTCCGTCATCCAGATTGCGGCGGAGCTGGGGCTCATCGGCCTCGTCTGCTACCTCGTCATGGTCCTGTATCCGTTGCGGACCTTGAAAAGGCGGATCAAGGACCCGGCCATGAAGGCGCGGCCTCACTACTCGCTCTACAAGGGGCTGTACATTTCCTTTGTCGGCCAGTTCTGCGGAAGCCAGTTCATTTCCGCCGGATATTTCAAGAGCCTCTATTATCTGTTGGCGGTATATATCGTCCTTGCCCTGATCGATGCGGCGTATGACGCGGAGAGTGTCGCGGAAACGGTTGAGCCCGTTGCCGATGCGGTATCCGATGAGTCCGATGAGGGGAAGAAACGGAAGTACAAAATCAAGAAAAAACGTACATACACGTTGGTGGACAAGAAGCATTAG
- a CDS encoding glycosyltransferase family 2 protein: MESVFWWCLAALVYAFAGYPLALLLLARLRSRRAVVGGDGLPSVTMILSAFNEEGVVAEKIRNFLDLEYPPEKMDFIIVSDGSSDRTAEIVGGFVGERVRLLVQETNQGKTAALNRAVGETGSDILVFTDANSMFDRDAVMKLAGRFADPEVGLVSGHSEYIGKNGESGSGAYRRYEDRLKELEGSLWGVVGADGAIYAMRRSLYRPMRPEHINDFLHPIQVVMDGYAAVQEQGAICREPVDEVGPGELKRQTRIMTQSWIIVFSQLPKLVKAGCIGFLWQLFSHKILRWLTLPLMALLLAANLCILGGGAFYVLSLAGQMLFYAAAYAYRRTDGGIRQLPYSFLLLHLSAVIGLIQYFKGEKYISWKPRAS; encoded by the coding sequence ATGGAATCCGTTTTCTGGTGGTGCCTGGCGGCTCTGGTCTATGCCTTCGCGGGGTATCCCCTCGCGTTGCTTCTACTTGCCCGGCTGCGCTCCCGGCGCGCCGTCGTCGGCGGGGACGGCCTGCCGAGCGTGACCATGATTCTGTCCGCTTTCAATGAGGAGGGGGTCGTCGCCGAGAAGATCAGGAATTTCCTCGACCTTGAGTATCCTCCCGAGAAGATGGATTTCATCATCGTTTCGGACGGCAGTTCGGACAGGACCGCGGAAATCGTCGGCGGGTTCGTTGGCGAGCGGGTGCGTCTGCTGGTCCAGGAAACGAATCAGGGCAAGACGGCCGCGCTCAACCGGGCCGTCGGCGAGACCGGCAGCGATATCCTCGTCTTCACGGACGCCAACTCCATGTTCGACAGGGACGCGGTCATGAAACTGGCCGGACGATTTGCCGACCCCGAGGTCGGGCTGGTCAGCGGACATTCCGAGTACATCGGGAAGAACGGCGAGTCCGGCAGCGGTGCGTACCGCCGCTACGAGGACCGCCTGAAGGAACTGGAAGGCTCCCTTTGGGGCGTGGTGGGCGCGGATGGAGCCATATACGCCATGCGCCGTTCCCTGTACCGGCCGATGCGTCCGGAACACATCAACGATTTTCTCCATCCCATCCAGGTCGTCATGGATGGGTACGCGGCCGTGCAGGAGCAGGGCGCCATCTGCCGCGAGCCCGTGGACGAGGTCGGTCCGGGAGAACTGAAGCGGCAGACCCGCATCATGACCCAGTCATGGATCATCGTCTTTTCGCAACTGCCCAAGCTCGTGAAGGCGGGCTGCATCGGTTTCCTGTGGCAGCTCTTTTCCCACAAGATTTTGCGCTGGCTGACCCTGCCGCTCATGGCGCTGCTTCTGGCGGCGAACCTGTGCATTCTGGGCGGGGGGGCCTTCTATGTCCTGTCCCTTGCCGGGCAGATGCTCTTCTACGCCGCGGCCTATGCCTACCGCCGGACTGACGGCGGCATCAGGCAGTTGCCGTATTCCTTCCTCCTGCTCCATCTGAGCGCGGTCATCGGCCTGATCCAGTATTTCAAGGGCGAAAAATACATTTCCTGGAAGCCGAGGGCGTCCTGA
- a CDS encoding DegT/DnrJ/EryC1/StrS family aminotransferase, producing MTLRALAPSGVPFSLSDIVHGLLAAMGGERSMARFRDQVADRFGKRHVRFFSSGRGAVSAALNALHTRFPARDEVVIPAYTSFSVASAVVHAGFKVRLYDVDPETLGPDAQSLKRALSDRSLCLMVCHLFGCPADMDTARTMAGEHGVPLFDDAAQAMGAAWKGRLAGTFGDIGLFSLSRGKNISAVDGGILVTNEDWLAEALDALAPEPPSAKEKVKLWLTALALCFLLHPRLYWIPNSLPFLKLGESHFDPDFGVAALTPFQAGLGIRMLRRLDRINAGRRRVAVQWMNALKGRKFPSLPEGGDSVWLRLPLLDSGAGEVMKEYGVVPSYPSGLHEIEALRPHLAGSGSYPGAERLARSLVTLPTQGYVTEQDIEHVARVLGGGTA from the coding sequence ATGACGTTGCGCGCCCTGGCTCCTTCCGGCGTCCCCTTTTCCCTGAGCGATATCGTTCATGGCCTGCTGGCGGCCATGGGCGGCGAGCGGAGCATGGCCCGTTTCCGGGATCAGGTGGCCGACCGCTTCGGCAAGCGGCACGTCCGGTTCTTTTCTTCGGGCCGGGGAGCGGTCAGCGCGGCGCTCAACGCGCTGCACACGCGGTTTCCGGCTCGCGACGAGGTCGTGATTCCGGCCTACACCAGTTTTTCGGTGGCTTCCGCCGTGGTCCACGCCGGGTTCAAGGTCCGCCTCTACGACGTGGACCCGGAAACGCTTGGTCCTGATGCACAGAGCTTGAAGCGTGCCCTGAGCGACAGGTCGTTGTGCCTCATGGTTTGCCACCTTTTCGGCTGCCCCGCCGACATGGACACGGCCCGGACGATGGCCGGGGAACATGGCGTGCCGCTGTTCGACGATGCGGCCCAGGCCATGGGCGCGGCCTGGAAGGGCAGACTGGCCGGAACGTTCGGCGACATCGGTTTGTTCAGCCTGAGCCGGGGCAAGAATATTTCCGCCGTGGACGGGGGCATTCTGGTCACGAACGAGGATTGGCTCGCCGAGGCGTTGGACGCCCTGGCCCCCGAGCCGCCGTCCGCAAAGGAAAAGGTCAAGCTTTGGCTGACGGCCCTGGCCCTGTGCTTTCTCCTGCATCCCCGCCTGTACTGGATTCCCAACAGCCTGCCGTTCCTGAAGCTGGGCGAGTCCCATTTCGATCCCGATTTCGGGGTGGCCGCATTGACGCCTTTCCAGGCCGGGTTGGGAATACGGATGCTGCGCCGCCTGGACCGCATTAACGCCGGGCGCAGGCGTGTCGCCGTCCAATGGATGAACGCTCTGAAGGGGAGGAAATTCCCCAGCCTGCCGGAAGGCGGCGATTCAGTATGGCTCCGGCTTCCGCTGCTGGACAGCGGGGCGGGCGAGGTCATGAAGGAGTACGGCGTGGTTCCTTCCTATCCAAGCGGGCTGCACGAGATAGAGGCGTTGCGGCCGCATCTGGCCGGAAGCGGATCGTATCCCGGCGCGGAGCGTCTTGCGCGGTCGTTGGTAACCCTGCCGACCCAGGGATACGTCACGGAACAGGACATCGAACATGTCGCCCGCGTGTTGGGCGGGGGGACTGCGTGA
- a CDS encoding FemAB family XrtA/PEP-CTERM system-associated protein: MASNGIRVSFADLSAPADAVAWNAFVDATDGAANYHRSGWLGVVEKTFGHAPQPLWARDDAGAVLGILPIVLMRSRLFGTFLTSLPFFNFGGVLADDPAASSALIERAGELVRECGAQFLELRHIGAVAEGLPSKTHKVTMRLDLSPGTEALWEGFKAKVRNQVRKARKSGLTVATGRHELLDDFYAVFARNMRDLGTPVYSKKLFENVLDAFPESTRLFTVNHADGCVAAGLGTWYRSVFEIPWASSIRDYNSLCPNNLLYWTLIEHACGEGCETFDFGRSTPEKGTFRFKKQWGAQPVQLNWQYLMPNGGELPEMNPENSKFQLAIRVWQKLPVPLTKLIGPPIVRNIP, from the coding sequence ATGGCGTCTAACGGCATACGGGTTTCCTTCGCCGATCTTTCCGCTCCGGCGGATGCGGTTGCCTGGAACGCGTTTGTCGACGCGACGGACGGGGCCGCCAACTACCATCGGTCAGGCTGGCTCGGCGTTGTCGAGAAGACCTTCGGCCATGCCCCGCAGCCGTTGTGGGCGCGGGACGACGCCGGTGCGGTGCTCGGCATCCTGCCCATCGTGCTCATGCGGAGCCGTCTTTTCGGGACCTTCCTCACCTCGCTTCCCTTCTTTAATTTCGGAGGTGTTCTTGCGGATGACCCGGCCGCGTCGAGCGCGCTGATCGAGCGGGCCGGGGAACTTGTTCGCGAGTGCGGTGCGCAGTTCCTCGAATTGCGCCACATCGGCGCGGTGGCGGAGGGGCTGCCTTCCAAGACGCACAAGGTGACCATGCGCCTGGATCTCTCCCCCGGGACGGAAGCGCTTTGGGAGGGCTTCAAGGCCAAGGTGCGCAACCAGGTCCGGAAGGCCAGGAAGTCCGGGCTGACCGTCGCAACCGGGCGGCACGAGCTGCTGGACGATTTTTATGCCGTCTTCGCCCGCAACATGCGCGATCTGGGAACGCCGGTGTACTCGAAAAAATTGTTCGAGAACGTGCTGGACGCGTTCCCGGAATCCACCCGGCTGTTCACGGTCAACCATGCGGACGGCTGCGTGGCCGCCGGTCTCGGCACCTGGTATCGGTCCGTCTTCGAAATTCCGTGGGCGTCGTCCATTCGGGACTACAATTCCCTTTGCCCCAATAATCTCCTTTACTGGACTCTTATCGAACACGCCTGCGGGGAAGGGTGCGAGACTTTCGACTTCGGCCGTTCCACGCCGGAAAAGGGCACCTTCCGGTTCAAGAAGCAATGGGGCGCCCAGCCGGTGCAGCTCAACTGGCAATATCTCATGCCGAACGGCGGCGAACTGCCCGAGATGAACCCGGAGAACTCCAAATTCCAGCTTGCCATCCGCGTCTGGCAAAAGCTGCCTGTGCCTTTGACCAAACTCATCGGGCCGCCCATCGTGAGGAACATCCCATGA